The Candidatus Binatia bacterium genome has a window encoding:
- a CDS encoding hypothetical protein (possible pseudo, frameshifted) yields the protein MPLGKRWVAEETVEVPGLGALPPRLVARQEVAWMIQARAEEILMLAWDQVLRVEANEHVHTGSTIVGGGALLPGMDRLVADVTGMEARRADILRNEMLGEGDSSGADGLHDPAYAAAIGALLLHARRSAFPLDRTAGQEPLWRRLIGRLRAFAGALAE from the coding sequence ATGCCTCTTGGAAAGCGGTGGGTCGCCGAAGAAACGGTCGAGGTCCCGGGACTGGGTGCGCTTCCACCGCGGCTCGTGGCCCGGCAAGAGGTCGCCTGGATGATCCAGGCACGGGCGGAGGAAATCTTAATGTTGGCTTGGGACCAAGTGCTACGCGTCGAAGCCAACGAGCACGTACACACCGGTTCGACAATCGTCGGTGGGGGCGCGTTGCTCCCCGGCATGGATCGCCTGGTGGCGGATGTGACGGGCATGGAAGCGCGGCGGGCAGATATTCTCAGGAACGAAATGCTGGGCGAAGGCGATTCCAGCGGTGCGGATGGACTGCACGATCCAGCGTATGCGGCCGCGATCGGAGCCCTATTGTTGCACGCCCGCCGGAGCGCATTTCCGTTGGATCGGACGGCGGGCCAAGAGCCCTTGTGGCGGAGACTAATTGGTCGCCTGCGTGCATTCGCGGGTGCATTGGCAGAATGA
- the ftsZ gene encoding cell division protein FtsZ has protein sequence MRGMDGETSDRAEALRAKIRVIGVGGAGGNAVNTMVEKSLQGVELIAANTDAQDLRANLAPVKIQLGEKVTRGLGAGGNPEIGREAAEESKDLIRSALEGSDMVFIAAGMGGGTGTGAAPVVAQIARELGALTVAVVTKPFAFEAQVRSKRAEEGIRALRDVVDTYMVIPNENLASIVDKALFVLDAFRQIDEVLYQAVRAVADLVTVPGFINLDFADVRALMANRGLALMGFASAAGEDRAVRAAQAAISSPLLEGVSIQSARAVLMNISGGRTMAIGEVMAAANLVRQHVHDDAEVIFGAVIDEYMADEFRVTVLATGFSAEASQASPKPVVVERAAAAANGREHAPRSAVTPWEARSVPWEARPRVFRGTIEDSEDGPRLHLAAKAAKGSAPAQAESKHSPDDGYYELGEDHIDENDTSIPAFLRRKRG, from the coding sequence ATGCGTGGGATGGATGGTGAAACTAGCGACCGCGCCGAGGCCTTGCGTGCAAAGATTCGGGTCATCGGCGTCGGAGGTGCGGGCGGCAACGCTGTCAATACGATGGTCGAGAAAAGCCTCCAAGGGGTGGAACTCATTGCCGCCAACACCGACGCGCAAGACCTGCGCGCGAACTTGGCCCCGGTCAAAATTCAGTTGGGCGAGAAGGTGACCCGGGGTTTAGGGGCTGGCGGGAATCCCGAAATTGGCCGCGAAGCGGCAGAAGAGTCCAAAGACCTGATTCGCAGCGCACTCGAAGGGTCGGACATGGTGTTCATCGCTGCCGGCATGGGTGGGGGTACCGGAACCGGTGCCGCACCCGTGGTGGCCCAAATCGCGCGAGAACTGGGTGCGCTCACGGTGGCCGTGGTGACCAAGCCGTTTGCGTTCGAAGCCCAGGTTCGGAGCAAACGGGCCGAGGAGGGGATTCGGGCTCTGCGGGATGTGGTGGACACATACATGGTCATCCCGAACGAGAACCTCGCCAGCATCGTGGACAAAGCGTTGTTCGTTCTCGATGCCTTCCGTCAAATTGACGAAGTGCTGTATCAGGCTGTGCGGGCGGTGGCCGACTTGGTAACCGTGCCCGGATTTATCAACTTGGACTTCGCGGATGTTCGCGCACTCATGGCGAACCGCGGCCTGGCGTTGATGGGCTTTGCGTCGGCTGCGGGCGAGGATCGAGCGGTACGCGCCGCGCAGGCGGCAATTAGCAGCCCGCTGCTGGAAGGGGTTTCGATTCAGAGCGCACGCGCGGTCCTGATGAACATCTCGGGTGGTCGTACGATGGCCATAGGCGAAGTCATGGCGGCGGCCAACTTGGTCCGGCAGCACGTGCACGACGATGCCGAGGTGATTTTTGGCGCCGTTATCGACGAATATATGGCCGATGAGTTCCGGGTGACCGTGCTGGCAACCGGCTTCTCCGCCGAAGCGAGCCAGGCCAGTCCGAAGCCTGTCGTCGTGGAGCGCGCGGCTGCTGCCGCCAACGGCCGGGAGCACGCGCCTCGATCGGCAGTGACTCCATGGGAGGCTCGATCGGTGCCTTGGGAGGCGAGACCTCGGGTTTTTCGCGGCACCATCGAAGACTCCGAAGACGGCCCGCGCCTCCACTTGGCCGCCAAGGCAGCCAAAGGAAGTGCGCCGGCACAGGCGGAGTCCAAGCATTCCCCGGACGATGGGTACTACGAATTGGGTGAAGATCACATAGACGAGAACGATACCTCTATCCCGGCCTTTTTGCGCCGAAAGCGTGGCTAG
- a CDS encoding radical SAM protein, with the protein MCLLYPNRYAVAMGNLGFQVVYEIFDRFPGVVCERAFLPEESTEIRRGELRTRESGRRVREFDLLAFSVSFETDYRNVVELLDRAGVPLWSSQRQGLPLVIGGGPAIFLNPEPIAPFFDLFLIGEAEEMLPEFLELIAETGVGDRETVLAEAAGRVAGCYVPKFYEPEYEGPSVKALRHHGPGCHRVQRRVVWNLDRYSTTTRVIAADAVFGDMFLVEASRGCQWGCRFCAAGYMYRPLRNRSLRWLSRAVEAGLEYRKTIGLVGAEMGSVPGVAALASAVAQRGGRLSPSSMKADCVTPELARALAAGRTQTVTVAPEAGSERMRRVINKNLTEADILRAADLLVGEGVPDLKLYFMFGLPGESLEDVAAIGDLVAKVHALVRNGNRSRVGNITVSANPFVPKPWTPFQWDGMLPIPELKTRAKLLQRLLAKLPGVRVHCESPREAYYQTLLSRGDRRVAAFLAAVQRAHGDWWACIRAWARRQQEQADWAAHLPHPDEYVYRCYDERELLPWDFIDHYVTKQYLLAERRKAHAAVQTPPCDTATCRSCGACPP; encoded by the coding sequence GTGTGCCTTTTGTATCCCAATCGGTACGCCGTGGCGATGGGAAACCTCGGGTTCCAGGTGGTGTACGAAATTTTCGATCGATTCCCTGGGGTCGTCTGCGAACGGGCCTTTTTGCCCGAAGAGAGTACCGAGATACGCCGAGGCGAGCTTCGCACCCGAGAAAGCGGCCGGCGCGTTCGGGAGTTCGACCTTTTGGCGTTTTCGGTATCGTTCGAAACCGATTACCGGAACGTTGTCGAACTGCTGGATCGAGCTGGGGTGCCACTCTGGAGTTCGCAGCGGCAGGGATTGCCGCTCGTCATAGGGGGCGGCCCGGCAATCTTCCTCAATCCCGAACCGATTGCTCCTTTCTTCGATCTGTTTCTCATTGGGGAAGCGGAAGAAATGCTGCCGGAGTTTCTCGAACTGATCGCCGAAACGGGCGTGGGTGACCGAGAAACCGTGTTGGCCGAGGCCGCGGGGCGCGTAGCGGGCTGCTACGTGCCGAAGTTTTACGAGCCGGAGTACGAGGGGCCCTCTGTGAAAGCATTGCGCCACCATGGTCCGGGCTGCCATCGCGTACAGCGACGCGTGGTCTGGAACCTCGATCGGTATTCGACAACCACGCGCGTGATTGCTGCGGATGCAGTCTTTGGCGACATGTTCCTGGTCGAAGCGAGCCGAGGCTGCCAGTGGGGCTGCCGGTTTTGCGCGGCGGGCTATATGTACCGCCCGCTGCGGAACCGTTCCCTGCGCTGGCTTTCTCGGGCGGTAGAGGCCGGGTTGGAATACCGCAAAACGATCGGACTTGTCGGAGCCGAAATGGGCAGCGTCCCCGGCGTGGCGGCGCTCGCCAGTGCGGTGGCTCAACGGGGCGGACGCCTTTCCCCCTCTTCGATGAAGGCCGACTGCGTGACTCCCGAGCTGGCTCGGGCTTTGGCAGCCGGGCGCACGCAGACAGTGACCGTGGCACCGGAGGCTGGCTCGGAACGTATGCGCCGGGTGATCAACAAGAACCTGACGGAGGCAGACATTCTCCGGGCTGCGGACTTGCTCGTGGGCGAAGGCGTTCCCGACCTCAAGCTGTACTTTATGTTCGGTCTCCCCGGCGAGTCGCTGGAGGATGTGGCGGCCATCGGCGATCTGGTGGCAAAGGTGCACGCTTTGGTGCGAAACGGCAATCGGAGCCGTGTGGGCAACATCACAGTGTCGGCCAACCCGTTCGTGCCCAAGCCGTGGACGCCGTTTCAGTGGGATGGGATGCTGCCGATCCCTGAGCTCAAGACACGGGCGAAGCTGCTGCAACGCCTGCTGGCCAAGCTTCCGGGCGTGCGCGTGCATTGCGAGTCTCCGCGAGAGGCCTACTACCAAACGCTGCTGTCGCGGGGCGACCGACGCGTCGCCGCGTTTTTAGCGGCCGTGCAGCGAGCCCACGGCGACTGGTGGGCGTGCATCCGGGCGTGGGCACGGCGGCAGCAAGAGCAGGCAGACTGGGCCGCCCATCTTCCCCATCCCGACGAGTATGTGTACCGGTGCTACGACGAACGCGAGTTGTTGCCGTGGGACTTCATCGATCACTACGTAACCAAGCAGTATCTCTTAGCGGAGCGCCGCAAGGCCCATGCGGCCGTGCAAACCCCACCGTGCGACACGGCGACATGCCGTAGTTGCGGTGCCTGCCCGCCATGA
- the acpS gene encoding holo-[acyl-carrier-protein] synthase, with protein MIVGSGVDITEVARIAALLRHPTRGPRFRTRVFRSEEIAYCESRPNAAQSYAARFAAKEATMKALGLFVPWCDVEVVRGIHGIPGLRLHGRAAQRADELGVRRWLLSLSHTADIALAWVIAEA; from the coding sequence ATGATTGTCGGAAGTGGCGTGGACATCACGGAAGTGGCCCGCATCGCTGCGCTTTTGCGCCATCCCACACGAGGGCCGCGCTTTCGCACTCGAGTGTTCCGCAGCGAAGAAATTGCCTATTGCGAAAGCCGCCCGAACGCCGCTCAGAGCTATGCAGCGCGCTTTGCCGCCAAGGAGGCGACCATGAAGGCCCTGGGCTTGTTTGTCCCTTGGTGCGACGTGGAAGTCGTGCGCGGAATCCACGGGATACCGGGTCTGAGACTCCATGGCCGCGCGGCCCAGCGGGCGGACGAGTTAGGCGTGCGGCGATGGTTGCTCTCCTTGTCCCACACCGCTGACATCGCCCTCGCTTGGGTGATTGCCGAGGCTTGA
- a CDS encoding anion transporter — protein MQQPLERQSQASATAGLLHSKQLVLCVGCGGVGKTTTAAALAVAAAYLGRKAAVITVDPAQRLRTALGLDRLSHTPHAVWLARNHGTFDALSLDTKRMFDELVERFAPNPETAQRIFANRLYRELSNELAGSAEYMAMERLYDLLKQRVYDIVIVDTPPSAHIQDLLAAPNRLLSLLASRAVRILQRPTSLVEGASSRAAQAALRTLLRALERWSGLPLLKDLSDFVSGFESMLAGFAHRARDIAHLLRAPTTAFVLVTTPEPRTLNIAREFAGELANGGYPLAGVVANRVHLFSGKATARARTAGSLARRLEQNYRALLARSERDQRLLGELLRDTGLPLLAIVPVQPTPPASLDTLEDIAAHLLAPAAHDMKEAEGTRSRDQRGASTS, from the coding sequence ATGCAGCAACCTCTTGAACGACAGAGCCAAGCCTCGGCAACGGCCGGCCTCCTGCATTCGAAACAGTTGGTTCTGTGCGTCGGTTGCGGGGGAGTGGGAAAAACGACGACTGCAGCGGCGCTAGCCGTGGCGGCTGCGTACCTCGGGCGTAAGGCCGCCGTCATTACTGTGGATCCGGCGCAACGCCTCAGAACCGCGCTGGGCTTGGATCGCCTTTCCCACACCCCTCATGCGGTTTGGCTCGCGCGCAACCACGGTACGTTCGATGCCCTCAGCCTCGATACCAAAAGAATGTTCGATGAGCTCGTGGAGCGATTTGCGCCCAACCCCGAAACGGCACAGAGAATCTTTGCCAATCGCCTGTATCGCGAGCTTTCCAATGAGCTGGCCGGATCCGCAGAATACATGGCCATGGAGAGGCTTTACGATCTCCTGAAACAGCGAGTGTACGACATCGTGATCGTGGACACCCCGCCGAGCGCGCACATCCAGGATCTTCTCGCAGCACCGAACCGACTTCTCAGCTTATTGGCCTCGCGTGCCGTGCGCATACTGCAACGGCCGACCTCTCTCGTGGAGGGCGCATCTTCGCGGGCGGCGCAGGCTGCGCTCCGCACCTTGCTGCGGGCACTCGAGCGCTGGAGTGGGCTACCGCTGCTGAAAGATCTTTCCGACTTCGTGAGTGGATTCGAATCTATGCTCGCAGGATTCGCCCATCGGGCGCGGGACATTGCCCACCTGTTGCGGGCCCCGACGACCGCATTTGTCCTGGTGACCACGCCCGAGCCCCGCACGCTGAACATCGCACGGGAGTTCGCCGGCGAGCTGGCAAATGGGGGGTACCCGCTGGCGGGAGTGGTTGCGAATCGCGTGCACCTGTTTTCGGGCAAGGCCACTGCTCGCGCCCGCACAGCAGGAAGCCTGGCACGGCGACTCGAGCAAAATTATCGCGCTTTGCTGGCACGCAGCGAGCGCGACCAGCGCCTGCTCGGCGAGCTCCTGCGTGATACTGGTTTGCCTTTGCTGGCCATCGTCCCCGTACAACCCACGCCACCCGCATCGCTCGACACTCTCGAAGACATCGCGGCGCACTTACTGGCGCCAGCAGCGCACGACATGAAGGAGGCCGAAGGGACCCGTTCTCGCGATCAAAGGGGCGCGTCCACCTCGTAG
- the glpK2 gene encoding glycerol kinase 2, protein MKEYVVAIDQGTTGTTVLVLDSSGQLRGRGYREFPQHYPRPGWVEHDPEEIWQATMSTVRQALRAAKIRPADVAAVGITNQRETTVIWDRRSGQPLHRAIVWQDRRTAPRCEELRAQGLEEDIRKRTGLVLDPYFSATKIEWLWNHVPAKRKQHVAVGTIDSWLIWKLTGGAAHVTDFTNASRTLLFHLQDRRWDPFLLDLFRVPAEVLPAVVPSAGPACTTARAVFGAEVPIAGIAGDQQAALFGQACVRPGMAKNTYGTGCFLLMHTGAEPVYSDRGLLTTIACDASGGPAYAMEGSIFIAGAAIQWLRDGLGLIRSAGETEAMARQVDSTLGVYFVPAFVGLGAPYWDPTARGAIVGLTRGATKAHLIRAALEALAYQTRDVVDTMVADAGQPLQVLRVDGGAAANDFLLQFQADILAVPVDRPASVETTALGAAFLAGLGAGVWKPGQLERLRRRDRVFRPRMRAEQRELLYQGWRRAVAAVRSLGS, encoded by the coding sequence ATGAAAGAATACGTGGTCGCGATCGATCAAGGAACCACCGGTACCACCGTGTTGGTGCTGGACAGTAGCGGTCAGTTGCGGGGGCGAGGGTACCGCGAGTTTCCGCAGCATTACCCGCGCCCGGGCTGGGTGGAGCACGACCCGGAAGAGATTTGGCAGGCAACGATGTCCACGGTTCGACAGGCTCTCCGAGCCGCGAAAATACGACCCGCAGACGTCGCCGCTGTGGGCATCACCAATCAGCGAGAAACCACGGTCATTTGGGACCGCCGTTCGGGCCAACCCTTGCACCGCGCCATCGTTTGGCAAGACCGCCGCACTGCCCCGCGTTGCGAGGAGCTGCGGGCGCAGGGGCTCGAAGAGGATATCCGCAAGCGCACGGGCTTGGTGCTCGACCCGTACTTTTCGGCAACGAAAATCGAGTGGTTGTGGAACCACGTGCCCGCGAAGCGCAAGCAGCACGTTGCCGTGGGAACGATCGATTCGTGGCTGATCTGGAAACTCACCGGCGGCGCTGCGCATGTTACGGACTTCACCAACGCCTCTCGCACCCTCCTGTTTCATTTACAGGATCGGCGGTGGGACCCTTTCCTTTTGGACTTGTTTCGAGTGCCTGCAGAGGTCTTGCCCGCCGTCGTTCCCTCTGCCGGGCCGGCCTGCACGACGGCCCGGGCGGTCTTCGGCGCCGAGGTGCCGATCGCGGGTATTGCGGGCGACCAGCAAGCGGCCTTGTTCGGGCAGGCGTGCGTGCGACCCGGAATGGCGAAAAACACGTATGGAACGGGTTGTTTTTTACTGATGCACACGGGGGCAGAGCCGGTGTACTCGGACAGGGGATTGCTGACGACCATTGCATGCGACGCGTCCGGTGGTCCCGCGTACGCGATGGAAGGATCCATCTTTATTGCGGGAGCCGCCATCCAGTGGCTGCGAGATGGGTTGGGTTTGATCCGCAGTGCCGGAGAAACCGAGGCAATGGCCCGGCAGGTGGATTCGACCCTCGGGGTCTATTTTGTTCCAGCCTTCGTGGGGCTCGGCGCACCATACTGGGACCCGACAGCTCGTGGTGCGATCGTGGGTCTGACGCGCGGCGCAACCAAAGCCCACCTGATTCGGGCGGCGCTCGAAGCGCTGGCGTACCAGACCCGCGACGTGGTGGACACCATGGTGGCCGATGCAGGGCAGCCGCTGCAGGTTTTGCGCGTGGACGGCGGCGCGGCCGCCAATGATTTTCTCTTGCAGTTTCAGGCAGATATTTTGGCCGTGCCGGTGGATCGGCCCGCGTCGGTGGAGACTACAGCGCTGGGCGCGGCATTTTTGGCGGGGCTCGGTGCCGGCGTATGGAAACCGGGCCAGTTGGAGCGCTTGCGCCGGCGCGATCGAGTGTTCCGCCCGCGGATGCGAGCCGAGCAGCGCGAGCTCCTGTATCAAGGTTGGCGCCGCGCCGTGGCGGCGGTCCGCTCGCTGGGTTCCTGA
- a CDS encoding choline dehydrogenase, with translation MARNEPVDVLVIGAGASGAALAWSLAETRMQILCLEQGDWIRSDQWPANHLDWEARHLSDFHFSPNVRRRKEDYPVNDSASPIQVSMFNAVGGSTILYAAHFPRFRPEDFRARSLDGVGDDWPIDYDVLAPFYDLNAEMMGVSGLAGDPAYPPKRLPLPPVPLGKLGKTLAQGFDRLGWHWWPSDSAIVTREYRGRAACVNAGTCLVGCPQGAKGSVDVTYWPEALRRGVRLRTRCRVREITVDEHGMASGVVYYDEEGKEHHQRAHVVVLACNGIGTPRLLLNSRSKYFPDGLANRSGLVGKNLMFHPYAMVMGVFDEPLEAYKGPTGCCIMSQQFYRTDERRGFVRGYSFEILRGFGPISTVLWGMQQGVVPWGRNHHRAMGELFDRVAGMVAICEDLPEEENCVTLDPELRDEHGIPAPRIQYRLSENSQRMLAHAVERAREVLEAAGARQTFVQSPLPFAGWHLMGTARMGRDPRTSVVNEWGRCHDVKNLFIVDGSIFVTSAAVNPTNTIQALALYIGDQIKRRLANLFD, from the coding sequence ATGGCACGTAACGAGCCGGTAGATGTTCTCGTCATTGGCGCCGGGGCCTCTGGAGCGGCGCTGGCGTGGAGTTTGGCTGAGACGCGGATGCAGATTCTTTGTCTCGAGCAGGGCGACTGGATTCGATCGGATCAGTGGCCCGCAAATCATCTCGACTGGGAGGCGCGTCATCTCTCGGACTTCCACTTCAGCCCGAACGTCCGGCGGCGCAAAGAAGACTACCCCGTGAACGATTCTGCCTCGCCGATCCAGGTGTCGATGTTCAATGCGGTGGGCGGCAGCACGATTCTTTACGCGGCTCACTTTCCGCGGTTTCGTCCCGAGGATTTTCGTGCGCGGAGCCTCGATGGCGTGGGAGACGACTGGCCCATTGATTACGACGTGTTGGCTCCGTTTTATGACCTGAACGCAGAGATGATGGGCGTGTCGGGCCTAGCGGGCGATCCTGCTTATCCGCCGAAGCGGTTGCCGCTTCCGCCGGTTCCCCTGGGAAAGCTTGGGAAAACGCTCGCGCAGGGCTTCGATCGCTTGGGCTGGCATTGGTGGCCTTCGGACAGCGCCATCGTCACGCGCGAGTACCGCGGGCGCGCCGCGTGCGTGAATGCGGGCACGTGCTTGGTCGGTTGCCCGCAGGGAGCCAAGGGAAGCGTGGATGTCACTTATTGGCCCGAGGCGCTGCGCCGGGGCGTGCGCTTGCGCACCCGCTGCCGCGTGCGGGAAATCACCGTGGACGAACACGGCATGGCCAGCGGGGTGGTGTATTACGACGAAGAGGGCAAGGAACACCATCAACGGGCGCATGTGGTCGTGCTTGCTTGCAACGGGATCGGAACGCCGCGCTTGCTCCTCAATAGCCGCAGTAAGTACTTCCCGGATGGGCTCGCGAACCGCAGCGGGCTGGTGGGCAAGAACCTCATGTTCCACCCGTACGCCATGGTCATGGGTGTGTTCGACGAGCCGTTGGAGGCATACAAAGGGCCGACCGGTTGCTGCATCATGAGCCAGCAATTCTACCGTACCGATGAACGGCGCGGGTTCGTGCGCGGGTACTCGTTCGAGATCCTGCGTGGCTTTGGCCCAATATCTACGGTGCTTTGGGGTATGCAACAAGGCGTCGTCCCTTGGGGGCGAAATCACCATCGGGCCATGGGCGAATTGTTCGACCGCGTGGCAGGTATGGTGGCGATTTGCGAGGACCTTCCCGAAGAGGAAAACTGCGTCACCCTCGATCCAGAACTGCGCGATGAACACGGCATTCCCGCTCCTCGAATCCAGTATCGGTTGAGCGAGAACAGCCAGCGCATGCTGGCGCACGCCGTGGAGCGGGCCCGCGAAGTGCTCGAGGCCGCCGGGGCAAGGCAGACGTTCGTGCAATCGCCTCTTCCGTTTGCCGGCTGGCATCTCATGGGAACGGCGCGCATGGGGCGCGACCCGCGTACCTCTGTGGTCAACGAATGGGGCCGTTGCCACGACGTGAAGAACCTGTTCATTGTCGATGGGAGCATCTTCGTGACCTCTGCTGCGGTGAACCCCACCAATACCATTCAGGCCTTGGCGCTGTACATTGGCGATCAAATCAAACGCCGGCTTGCCAACTTGTTCGACTAG
- a CDS encoding hypothetical protein (possible pseudo, frameshifted), translating to MLAVSGLGPLRGSRAGAEMPTPLVPDGVTDFALAPPKIFWHTAADCPVPPPRQVSGADAAATGDARAAGDPEVISRIATYGSAARQLFRSNTPRPPGVCNPYRFYSANIVADDGYVYWVEETGLVRLSTNANVGDAPEPLSRAIDGKNGRYPTELALGADDVFAVTYDRAGSSTVWRVNKANGTTTTVSTTERTALNLSTDGEFVYWIEVPGRDLRRLSLHDSSVITIASGVTGYYAAGLQFSCIRFECFRSQPVYIAQSAQVIVYDNIEGSTSRPVYASADSAAEIYELVYDGNSLFLFEERPIPCFPQPCFSDHNDVLLRQTRGEVAALYLHNVGLVGGTRSTHLVADQNFLFWQEGGALLRLPKNSSALPMTNMRITDIEITQGVQDEDNNVLLIQDRRTFVRVHVRSDGPEVAGVTALLFGAYAGGTQTLGRLEPVNPVGKSITVYPSPWRENLNESFLFELPWDWTEHGDLTLRAELNPYKVPLQSSYANNVMERGPFRFEASPRLAVQFVAFGYTANNTTYYPRLVQDILANYSWIRRVYPLASTPGFFSDPGAGLRTSLWFVFDEGLGARVTQTAGECKDNLCASAYANARLDALRKENGIADSIFMYGMISDGAAFPRGQACCGKNVSTGPAGNNWVGFYAGHEIGHTLGRGHPSTGNGECGSRWERRRPRLSARPCRSRQRPHLGPRRRRSRPGVEAATQSVLGAMVVRPHGVLSAPVDQRHELRKPLRLHDGTPASERSCRSRESNDGRFSPRHWPDRFRPWYGQISLPEPIAKRSRAAGPPAGRLQHPVAGRRQRRAGRLFLCSAPVRGWRSSDVEFQ from the coding sequence ATGCTGGCCGTCAGCGGTCTCGGTCCCCTGCGGGGATCGCGTGCAGGGGCGGAAATGCCGACTCCACTGGTGCCCGATGGCGTGACAGACTTCGCCCTAGCTCCGCCGAAGATTTTCTGGCACACAGCGGCTGACTGCCCCGTTCCTCCACCGAGGCAAGTCTCTGGCGCAGACGCGGCGGCAACTGGCGATGCGCGCGCTGCGGGAGATCCTGAGGTGATCAGCCGTATCGCCACCTACGGCAGCGCGGCCCGCCAACTATTCAGGAGTAACACCCCGCGCCCGCCCGGGGTCTGCAACCCGTACCGCTTTTACTCTGCGAATATCGTCGCGGACGATGGCTATGTGTATTGGGTCGAGGAAACGGGGCTGGTGCGGCTGTCAACCAATGCCAACGTGGGTGACGCTCCGGAGCCTCTGAGCCGCGCGATCGATGGCAAAAACGGCCGTTACCCAACCGAACTCGCCCTGGGCGCGGATGATGTGTTTGCCGTTACGTACGATCGCGCAGGCAGTTCAACCGTTTGGCGGGTGAACAAGGCGAACGGAACGACCACAACGGTTTCGACGACGGAGCGTACGGCCTTGAATCTCAGCACGGACGGGGAGTTTGTGTATTGGATCGAGGTTCCCGGGCGCGATCTTCGCCGCCTGTCGCTCCACGACTCGTCGGTGATCACGATTGCGAGCGGTGTCACTGGCTACTACGCGGCCGGGTTGCAGTTCTCCTGTATTCGGTTCGAGTGCTTTCGGAGCCAGCCTGTTTACATCGCCCAGTCTGCGCAGGTGATCGTTTACGACAACATCGAGGGTTCCACCAGCAGGCCAGTGTACGCCAGCGCCGATTCAGCGGCAGAGATCTACGAGTTGGTGTACGACGGCAACAGCCTCTTTCTCTTCGAAGAACGCCCGATTCCTTGCTTTCCGCAGCCGTGTTTTTCGGACCACAACGATGTGCTGCTTCGCCAGACCCGCGGGGAGGTCGCTGCCTTGTACCTGCACAATGTAGGCTTGGTGGGCGGTACGCGTTCCACGCATTTGGTCGCCGATCAGAATTTTCTTTTTTGGCAGGAAGGTGGCGCCTTACTCCGCCTGCCCAAAAATTCCAGCGCTCTTCCGATGACCAACATGCGCATAACGGACATCGAGATCACCCAGGGTGTGCAAGACGAAGACAACAATGTGCTGCTCATTCAGGACCGCCGCACCTTCGTGCGGGTGCACGTCCGCTCGGATGGGCCGGAGGTTGCTGGCGTAACGGCTTTGCTTTTCGGGGCGTACGCGGGCGGCACGCAGACCTTGGGTCGGCTCGAGCCGGTGAATCCTGTCGGCAAGAGCATCACGGTTTATCCATCGCCATGGCGAGAGAACCTCAACGAGAGTTTTCTCTTCGAGCTGCCGTGGGACTGGACGGAGCACGGCGATCTGACGCTCCGTGCCGAGCTGAATCCGTACAAAGTGCCGTTGCAGTCGAGCTACGCGAACAACGTCATGGAACGAGGCCCATTTCGCTTCGAGGCATCGCCACGGCTGGCGGTTCAATTCGTGGCCTTTGGCTACACGGCCAACAACACCACCTACTACCCGCGCTTGGTGCAAGACATCCTCGCAAATTACTCGTGGATTCGCCGCGTCTACCCGCTCGCAAGCACGCCGGGATTTTTCAGCGACCCGGGCGCGGGCCTGCGCACCAGCTTGTGGTTTGTTTTCGACGAAGGGCTGGGGGCGCGTGTGACCCAGACGGCAGGAGAGTGCAAGGACAACTTGTGCGCCAGTGCCTATGCCAACGCCAGGCTCGACGCCTTGCGCAAGGAGAATGGCATCGCCGACAGTATCTTCATGTACGGGATGATTTCTGACGGCGCGGCGTTTCCGCGCGGCCAGGCGTGCTGCGGCAAGAACGTCTCCACGGGTCCCGCAGGCAACAATTGGGTCGGCTTCTACGCCGGTCACGAGATCGGGCACACGCTGGGCCGCGGCCACCCGAGCACCGGCAATGGCGAGTGTGGTTCTCGATGGGAACGACGCCGACCCCGCTTATCCGCACGCCCATGTCGGTCCCGACAACGGCCGCATCTGGGGCCTCGACGGCGGCGATCCCGACCCGGCGTTGAAGCTGCCACTCAAAGTGTTCTCGGGGCGATGGTGGTACGACCTCATGGCGTATTGTCAGCCCCAGTGGATCAGCGACACGAATTACGTAAACCTCTACGATTACATGATGGCACACCCGCCTCCGAGCGCTCGTGCCGTTCCCGAGAGAGCAATGATGGGAGATTTTCTCCACGCCATTGGCCAGATCGATTCCGCCCGTGGTACGGGCAAATTTCTTTACCTGAGCCGATTGCAAAGCGTAGCCGCGCAGCCGGCCCGCCAGCCGGGCGATTACAGCATCCAGTTGCTGGACGCCGCCAGCGGCGTGCTGGGCGATTATTCCTTTGCTCCGCACCCGTCCGAGGATGGCGATCCAGCGATGTTGAGTTTCAGTGA